The following are from one region of the Cetobacterium somerae genome:
- the rplL gene encoding 50S ribosomal protein L7/L12 — protein MAFNKEQFIADLEAMSVLELRELVTALEEHFGVTAAAPVAVAAAEGPAVEEKTEFDVVLTAAGANKIAVIKEVRAITGLGLKEAKELVDNGGTLKEGASKEEAEAIKAKLTEAGATVEVK, from the coding sequence ATGGCATTCAATAAAGAGCAATTCATAGCTGATTTAGAAGCTATGTCAGTATTAGAGTTAAGAGAATTAGTAACAGCTTTAGAGGAGCACTTCGGTGTTACTGCTGCTGCACCAGTAGCTGTAGCTGCTGCTGAGGGACCAGCTGTAGAGGAGAAAACTGAGTTTGATGTAGTTTTAACTGCTGCAGGAGCTAACAAAATAGCTGTAATCAAAGAGGTAAGAGCAATTACTGGATTAGGATTAAAAGAAGCTAAAGAATTAGTAGATAACGGTGGAACATTAAAAGAGGGAGCTTCTAAAGAAGAGGCTGAAGCTATAAAAGCTAAATTAACTGAAGCTGGAGCTACAGTAGAGGTTAAGTAA
- the rplJ gene encoding 50S ribosomal protein L10 yields the protein MATQLKKELVAELVEKISKAQSIVLVDYQGLKVNQETELRKQMRENGAEYLVAKNRLFKIALAEAGIADKFDDLLEGTTAFAFGYADPVTPAKVVYDVEAAQAKANAKAKKTIFTIKGGVLTGKRVEASEVVALAKLPSREQLLSMVLNGMLGPVRKLAYATVAIAEKKEAAAE from the coding sequence ATGGCAACTCAATTAAAAAAGGAACTTGTAGCTGAATTAGTTGAAAAAATTTCTAAAGCTCAATCAATCGTTTTAGTTGACTATCAAGGTCTTAAAGTTAATCAAGAGACTGAATTAAGAAAACAAATGAGAGAAAACGGAGCTGAGTACTTAGTTGCTAAGAACAGACTGTTCAAGATAGCACTAGCTGAGGCTGGTATCGCTGATAAATTCGATGATTTACTAGAGGGGACTACTGCATTTGCATTCGGATATGCTGATCCAGTAACTCCAGCAAAGGTAGTTTACGATGTAGAAGCGGCTCAAGCAAAAGCAAACGCAAAAGCTAAGAAAACTATATTCACTATAAAAGGTGGAGTATTAACTGGTAAGAGAGTAGAAGCTTCAGAGGTAGTAGCATTAGCTAAATTACCATCTAGAGAGCAACTTCTTTCTATGGTTCTTAACGGAATGCTTGGACCAGTTAGAAAACTTGCTTACGCAACTGTGGCAATCGCTGAGAAGAAAGAAGCAGCTGCTGAGTAA
- a CDS encoding YicC/YloC family endoribonuclease produces the protein MRSMTGYSKEYFENEKYAISLEIKSVNNKNLNLKIKSPHMLNFLENKIRTEVASRVTRGSIDLKIEFQDKREVDNLFEYDKNMTASYLKVLNTIENEYEEKFSNKLDLLVKNLNVIRRNDLEIDEKEYENFIVKNLHLLLDSFVEMKEAEGARMKDYFLQCINIIENNVNEIKKLKENIVMNYKEKLLERLSKISNIEFNDEILLREVLLFTDKSDISEEVSRLESHLIQLKIELDSPNAGVGKKIDFILQEIFRELNTSGVKCNLYDISKLIVECKNEIEKIREQALNIE, from the coding sequence ATGAGAAGTATGACAGGATATTCAAAAGAATATTTTGAAAATGAGAAGTATGCTATATCCTTAGAGATAAAAAGTGTGAATAATAAAAACTTAAATTTAAAAATAAAATCACCTCATATGCTAAATTTTTTGGAAAATAAAATCAGAACAGAGGTTGCTTCTAGAGTTACGAGAGGAAGTATAGATTTAAAAATTGAATTTCAAGATAAAAGAGAAGTTGATAATTTATTTGAATATGATAAAAATATGACAGCATCTTATTTGAAAGTTTTAAATACTATAGAAAATGAATATGAAGAAAAGTTTAGTAATAAACTTGATTTATTAGTTAAGAATTTAAATGTCATTAGAAGAAATGATTTAGAGATAGATGAAAAAGAATACGAAAATTTTATAGTGAAAAATCTTCACTTGCTATTAGATTCTTTTGTGGAGATGAAAGAGGCAGAAGGCGCTAGAATGAAAGATTATTTTCTACAATGTATTAATATTATAGAAAATAATGTAAATGAAATAAAGAAATTAAAAGAAAATATTGTTATGAACTATAAGGAAAAACTTTTAGAAAGATTATCTAAAATAAGTAATATAGAATTTAATGATGAAATTCTTTTGAGAGAAGTTCTTTTATTTACAGATAAATCTGATATTTCAGAGGAAGTTTCTAGATTAGAGAGTCACCTTATTCAATTAAAAATAGAATTAGATTCTCCAAATGCAGGTGTAGGAAAAAAAATTGATTTTATTCTTCAAGAGATTTTTAGGGAGTTAAATACTTCAGGTGTGAAATGTAATTTATATGACATTTCAAAATTGATTGTAGAATGTAAAAATGAGATAGAAAAAATTAGAGAACAAGCTCTAAATATAGAATAA
- the rplA gene encoding 50S ribosomal protein L1, with the protein MANKRGKKYLEIAKLVEQGRLYEVKEAIELVRKTRTANFVETVEIALRLGVDPRHADQQVRGTVVLPNGTGKTVKILAITSGANVEKALEAGADYAGAEEYIEKIQQGWFDFDIVIATPDMMPKLGRLGRILGTKGLMPNPKSGTVTPDIATAVSEFKKGKLAFRVDKLGSIHAPIGKADFSEEALLENFTAFINEIVRLKPSASKGQYLRTVAVSLTMGPGVKMDPVLVAKNA; encoded by the coding sequence ATGGCAAATAAAAGAGGTAAAAAATACCTAGAAATAGCTAAATTAGTTGAGCAAGGAAGACTATACGAGGTTAAAGAAGCTATAGAACTTGTAAGAAAGACAAGAACTGCTAACTTCGTAGAAACAGTTGAAATAGCATTAAGATTAGGAGTAGATCCTAGACATGCTGATCAACAAGTTAGAGGTACTGTTGTACTTCCAAATGGAACAGGAAAAACAGTTAAAATATTAGCAATCACTTCAGGAGCTAATGTAGAGAAAGCTTTAGAAGCTGGAGCAGATTATGCTGGAGCAGAAGAGTATATCGAGAAAATTCAACAAGGTTGGTTTGACTTTGATATCGTAATCGCAACTCCAGACATGATGCCTAAATTAGGAAGATTAGGAAGAATCTTAGGAACTAAAGGTTTAATGCCTAACCCTAAGTCAGGAACAGTTACACCAGATATCGCAACGGCAGTATCTGAGTTCAAGAAAGGAAAACTTGCATTTAGAGTAGACAAGTTAGGATCAATCCATGCGCCAATCGGTAAAGCAGATTTCTCTGAAGAAGCTTTATTAGAGAACTTCACAGCGTTCATCAATGAGATTGTAAGATTAAAGCCATCTGCTTCTAAAGGTCAATACTTAAGAACTGTAGCAGTTTCTTTAACAATGGGACCAGGAGTTAAAATGGATCCAGTTTTAGTTGCAAAAAATGCTTAA
- the rpoB gene encoding DNA-directed RNA polymerase subunit beta, translated as MGKLVERLNFGRIEERGTMPHFLEFQLDSYEDFLQAKEAPLNRKDKGLESAFREIFPVESSNGDIKLEYVSYELHEAEAPLNDELECKKRGKTYSASLKVRLRLTNKKSGNEIQETLVYFGEVPLMTERGTFIINGAERVVVSQLHRSPGVSFNKEVNIQTGKDLFSGKIIPYKGTWLEFETDKNDFLSVKIDRKKKVLATVFLKAVDFFDTNEEIMDEFLDEKEINLSEYYSRYSNKEELISVLKTKIEGSFVKEDIFNEETGEILFETKQLITEAVIFDLVDLKIENILVWEVKPEDKVFANTIVNDTGDTKEEAVTEVFKKLRPGDLVTIDSARSLIKQMFFNPQRYDLEPVGRYKMNKRLKLNLPEDEILLTKEDVIATIKYVISLNNGKGHTDDIDNLSNRRVRGVGELLLMQIKAGLSKMGKMVKEKMTIQDVETLTPQSLLNTRPLNALVLDFFGSGQLSQFMDQSNPLAELTHKRRISALGPGGLSRERAGFEVRDVHDSHYGRICPIETPEGPNIGLIGSLAIYAKVNSYGFIETPYVKVENGVANFDDIHYLAADEEEGLFIAQADTKLGENGELLGDVVCRYGHEIVNISGEKVHYLDVSPKQVVSVSAGLIPFLEHDDANRALMGSNMQRQAVPLLRTEAPFIGTGLERKVAVDSGAVISAKAKGKVIYVDAKEIIIEDAEGKSYRHRLLNFERSNQAMCLHQTPLVDLGQEVELGQVIADGPATKGGDLALGRNILMAFMPWEGYNYEDAILISDRLRKDDVFTSIHIEEYEIEARNTKLGDEEITREIPNVSEEALKNLDSRGIIVVGSEVGPGDILVGKTAPKGESEPPAEEKLLRAIFGEKARDVRDTSLKMPHGSKGTVVEVLELSRENGDELKAGVNRSIRVFIAEKRKITVGDKMSGRHGNKGVVSRVLPAEDMPFLADGTHLDVVINPLGVPSRMNIGQVLEVHLGMAMGKLNGGTYLSTPVFDGATEEQVKDYLEKAGYPRKGKVTLFDGRTGDKFDNPVTVGRMYMLKLHHLVEDKMHARAIGPYSLVTQQPLGGKAQFGGQRLGEMEVWALEAYGASNILQEMLTVKSDDVTGRTKTYEAIVKGEEMPEADLPESFKVLLKEFQALALDVELFDSDNELINVNEELGKDETIVEFSLSDQIN; from the coding sequence ATGGGGAAACTCGTTGAAAGATTGAATTTTGGAAGAATCGAAGAAAGAGGAACTATGCCTCATTTTTTAGAATTCCAACTGGATTCCTATGAAGATTTTCTACAAGCTAAGGAGGCTCCACTTAACAGAAAAGATAAGGGGCTTGAATCTGCTTTTAGAGAAATATTCCCTGTTGAATCTTCAAATGGAGATATAAAATTAGAGTATGTTTCTTATGAGTTACATGAAGCGGAAGCTCCATTGAATGATGAGCTTGAGTGTAAGAAGAGAGGGAAGACTTATTCTGCATCTTTAAAAGTAAGATTAAGACTTACTAATAAGAAAAGTGGAAACGAAATCCAAGAAACACTTGTTTATTTTGGAGAAGTTCCTTTAATGACTGAAAGAGGAACATTTATAATAAATGGTGCTGAGAGAGTTGTAGTATCACAGTTACATAGATCTCCTGGAGTGTCATTTAATAAAGAAGTTAATATCCAAACAGGTAAAGACCTGTTCTCTGGAAAAATTATTCCTTATAAAGGAACATGGTTAGAGTTTGAAACTGATAAAAATGACTTCTTAAGTGTAAAAATTGATAGAAAGAAAAAAGTTTTAGCAACTGTATTTTTAAAAGCAGTTGATTTCTTCGATACAAACGAAGAGATAATGGATGAGTTTTTAGATGAAAAAGAAATTAATTTATCTGAATACTATTCAAGATATTCAAATAAAGAGGAACTAATTAGTGTTCTTAAAACAAAAATTGAAGGAAGCTTTGTTAAAGAGGATATTTTTAATGAAGAAACTGGAGAGATTTTATTTGAAACTAAACAACTAATTACAGAAGCTGTAATATTTGATTTAGTAGACCTAAAAATAGAAAATATTTTAGTTTGGGAAGTAAAACCAGAAGATAAAGTATTTGCAAATACAATAGTAAATGATACTGGAGATACAAAAGAGGAAGCTGTAACAGAGGTATTTAAGAAATTAAGACCTGGAGACTTAGTAACTATTGATTCAGCTAGATCTTTAATAAAGCAGATGTTCTTTAATCCTCAAAGATATGATTTAGAGCCTGTTGGAAGATATAAAATGAATAAAAGATTAAAATTAAATCTTCCAGAAGATGAAATTTTACTTACTAAAGAGGATGTAATTGCAACAATAAAGTATGTAATTAGTTTAAACAACGGAAAAGGACATACAGATGACATTGATAACCTATCTAACAGAAGAGTTAGAGGTGTTGGAGAGTTATTATTAATGCAAATTAAAGCAGGACTTTCTAAGATGGGTAAAATGGTAAAAGAGAAGATGACAATTCAAGATGTTGAAACATTAACTCCACAATCATTATTAAACACTAGACCGTTAAATGCTTTAGTATTAGACTTCTTTGGATCAGGGCAATTATCACAATTCATGGACCAGTCAAATCCACTTGCTGAATTAACTCATAAGAGAAGAATATCAGCACTAGGACCTGGAGGACTTTCAAGAGAAAGAGCAGGATTCGAGGTTAGAGACGTTCACGACTCTCACTATGGAAGAATTTGTCCTATAGAAACTCCAGAGGGACCAAACATTGGACTTATCGGATCTTTAGCTATATATGCTAAAGTAAATTCATATGGATTTATAGAAACTCCATATGTTAAGGTAGAAAATGGAGTTGCTAATTTTGATGATATTCATTATTTAGCAGCAGATGAAGAAGAAGGATTATTCATAGCCCAAGCGGATACTAAACTTGGTGAAAATGGAGAACTTTTAGGAGATGTTGTATGTAGATATGGACATGAAATAGTAAATATTTCAGGAGAAAAAGTTCATTATTTAGATGTATCACCTAAACAGGTTGTATCAGTTTCAGCAGGATTAATACCATTCCTTGAGCATGATGACGCCAACAGAGCACTTATGGGATCGAACATGCAAAGACAAGCGGTACCATTATTAAGAACAGAAGCTCCATTCATTGGAACAGGACTTGAAAGAAAAGTTGCAGTTGATTCAGGAGCAGTAATCTCAGCTAAAGCAAAAGGTAAAGTTATATACGTAGATGCAAAAGAGATTATTATAGAAGATGCAGAAGGAAAATCTTACAGACATAGATTATTAAACTTTGAAAGATCAAACCAAGCAATGTGTTTACATCAAACACCATTAGTTGACCTAGGACAAGAAGTAGAATTAGGACAAGTAATTGCTGATGGACCTGCAACAAAAGGTGGAGATTTAGCTCTAGGAAGAAATATTCTAATGGCATTTATGCCTTGGGAAGGATATAACTACGAGGATGCGATTCTGATATCTGATAGATTAAGAAAAGATGACGTATTTACATCTATCCATATAGAAGAATATGAAATAGAAGCTAGAAATACTAAATTAGGTGACGAAGAGATTACAAGAGAAATACCAAATGTTTCTGAAGAAGCATTAAAGAACTTAGATTCAAGAGGTATAATTGTAGTAGGATCAGAGGTTGGACCAGGAGATATCCTAGTAGGAAAAACAGCACCTAAAGGTGAATCAGAGCCACCAGCAGAAGAGAAGTTATTAAGAGCTATCTTCGGAGAAAAAGCAAGAGATGTAAGAGATACATCATTAAAAATGCCTCATGGATCGAAAGGAACGGTTGTTGAAGTTCTTGAATTATCAAGAGAAAATGGAGACGAGTTAAAAGCTGGAGTAAATAGATCTATAAGAGTATTTATTGCTGAAAAAAGAAAAATAACTGTTGGAGATAAAATGTCAGGAAGACACGGTAATAAAGGTGTTGTTTCTAGAGTATTACCAGCAGAAGATATGCCATTCTTAGCAGATGGTACACACTTAGACGTTGTAATCAATCCACTTGGAGTTCCTTCACGTATGAACATCGGACAGGTTCTAGAGGTTCACTTAGGAATGGCAATGGGTAAATTAAATGGTGGAACTTATTTATCAACTCCAGTATTTGATGGTGCAACAGAAGAACAAGTAAAAGATTATTTAGAAAAAGCTGGATATCCAAGAAAAGGTAAAGTTACTTTATTTGATGGAAGAACTGGAGATAAATTTGATAATCCAGTAACAGTTGGAAGAATGTATATGTTAAAGCTTCATCACCTTGTTGAAGATAAGATGCACGCAAGAGCAATTGGTCCTTACTCACTAGTAACTCAGCAACCTCTTGGAGGAAAAGCACAGTTCGGAGGACAAAGACTTGGAGAGATGGAGGTTTGGGCTTTAGAGGCTTATGGAGCTTCAAATATCCTTCAAGAAATGTTAACAGTTAAGTCTGACGATGTAACAGGTAGAACAAAAACTTATGAAGCAATTGTAAAAGGTGAAGAAATGCCAGAGGCAGATTTACCAGAGTCATTTAAGGTTTTATTAAAAGAGTTCCAAGCACTAGCATTAGATGTAGAACTTTTTGATTCTGACAATGAGTTAATTAACGTTAACGAAGAGTTAGGAAAAGACGAAACAATCGTTGAGTTTTCTTTATCTGACCAAATAAACTAA
- the rpoC gene encoding DNA-directed RNA polymerase subunit beta', with the protein MGIKSFEKIRIKLASPEKIEEWSYGEVTKPETINYRTLNPEMDGLFCERIFGPSKDWECSCGKYKRMRYKGLVCEKCGVEVTKSKVRRERMGHIALAAPVAHIWYSKGTPNKMSLILGISPKELESVLYFARYIVTASEEPTLKIGKIITEKEYKLYKQMYGKQFEAKMGAEAILKLLEMIDLEELRVELEKELEDVNSAQKRKKLVKRLKITRDFIASGNLPQWMILKNVPVIPADLRPMVQLDGGRFATSDLNDLYRRVINRNNRLKRLLEIKAPEIVVKNEKRMLQEAVDALIDNGRRGKPVVAQNNRELKSLSDMLKGKQGRFRQNLLGKRVDYSARSVIVVGPSLKMHQCGIPKKMALELYKPFIMRELVKRELASNIKTAKKLVEDADDKVWDVIEDVIQDHPVLLNRAPTLHRLSIQAFEPVLIEGKAIRLHPLVCSAFNADFDGDQMAVHLMLSPEAIMEAKLLMLAPNNIISPSNGEPIAVPSQDMVMGCFYMTKDRPGAKGEGKSFSNKEQVLTAYDRDILDTHAIVNVRINGEMVKTTAGRIMFNEMLPEVNKQYDVTFGKSQLKKLIGKLYEMHGFTKTAELINDIKNFGYHYATFAGVSVGIEDLEIPETKKSILEEADQKVAEIEADYKAGKIINEERYRKTVALWSETTAKVTDAMMSGLDQFNPVYMMANSGARGSIAQMRQLAAMRGNMADTQGRIIEVPIKANFREGLTVLEFFMSSHGARKGLADTALRTADSGYLTRRLVDISHEVIVNSIDCGTHEGIEVAELVSDGQVIEKLSERLIGRVPAEDVVYEGEVIARRNEMFTKEQIARITELEIKKIKIRSPLTCDLEKGVCQKCYGMDLANHKEILLGEAVGVIAAQSIGEPGTQLTMRTFHTGGVATATAAATSIKAENTGKVVFKDIKLLENQETQEKIVVSQSAKILIGNYDYEIASGSILIVEEGQEVKPGDVLVTFDPYHIPIIANQDGRIEYRELYVKENFDEKYNVTEYMAIKTVESGDSNPRVVIFDEDGTAKESYSIPFGAYLMVREGESVRTGQIIAKIIKEGEGTKDITGGLPRIQELFEARNPKGKAILSEIDGKVEVTGRKKKGMRVIIIRSTSDTENFKEYLAPVGEHLVVTDGMLIKAGDKITDGAISPFDVLNIKGLVAAEQFILESVQQVYRDQGVTVNDKHIEIIVKQMFKKVRIVESGASLFLEDEVVEKRVVELENNRLRAEGKAEIKYEPVIQGITKAAVNTGSFISAASFQETTKVLSNAAIEGKEDYLEGLKENVIIGKKIPAGTGYKAYKNIVPVEIED; encoded by the coding sequence ATGGGAATTAAAAGTTTTGAGAAGATTAGAATTAAACTAGCTTCTCCAGAGAAGATAGAAGAGTGGTCGTACGGAGAAGTTACGAAACCAGAAACAATAAACTATAGAACATTAAATCCAGAGATGGATGGATTGTTCTGTGAAAGAATATTTGGACCATCGAAAGATTGGGAATGTTCTTGTGGAAAATATAAAAGAATGAGATACAAAGGACTAGTTTGTGAGAAGTGTGGAGTTGAAGTAACTAAGTCTAAAGTAAGAAGAGAAAGAATGGGGCATATAGCATTAGCTGCCCCAGTAGCTCATATTTGGTATTCTAAAGGAACACCAAATAAGATGTCTCTTATTTTAGGAATTTCTCCAAAAGAGTTAGAGTCAGTTTTATATTTTGCTAGATACATAGTAACAGCTAGTGAAGAGCCAACTTTAAAAATTGGTAAAATCATAACTGAAAAAGAGTACAAGCTATATAAGCAAATGTACGGAAAGCAATTTGAAGCAAAAATGGGAGCAGAAGCTATTTTAAAACTATTAGAGATGATAGATTTAGAAGAGTTAAGAGTAGAGTTAGAAAAAGAACTTGAAGATGTAAATTCTGCACAAAAGAGAAAGAAGTTAGTTAAAAGATTAAAGATAACTAGAGACTTTATAGCATCTGGTAACTTACCTCAATGGATGATTTTAAAGAATGTTCCAGTAATTCCAGCTGATTTAAGACCAATGGTTCAATTAGATGGTGGAAGATTTGCTACTTCTGACTTAAATGATTTATATAGAAGAGTTATCAACAGAAACAACAGATTGAAGAGACTTTTAGAAATAAAAGCTCCAGAAATTGTTGTAAAAAATGAGAAAAGAATGCTTCAAGAAGCAGTTGACGCTCTAATTGATAACGGAAGAAGAGGAAAGCCAGTTGTTGCTCAAAATAACAGAGAGTTAAAATCACTTTCTGATATGTTAAAAGGAAAGCAAGGTAGATTTAGACAAAACCTACTTGGAAAAAGAGTAGATTACTCTGCAAGATCGGTTATCGTTGTAGGACCTTCTTTAAAAATGCACCAGTGTGGAATTCCTAAAAAGATGGCTCTTGAGTTATACAAACCTTTCATAATGAGAGAATTAGTAAAAAGAGAGTTAGCTTCTAATATAAAAACAGCAAAAAAATTAGTTGAAGATGCTGATGATAAAGTTTGGGATGTAATTGAGGATGTTATTCAAGACCACCCTGTTTTATTAAACAGAGCTCCAACACTACATAGATTATCAATACAAGCTTTCGAGCCAGTATTAATAGAAGGAAAGGCAATAAGATTACATCCGTTAGTATGTTCAGCATTTAACGCTGACTTCGATGGAGACCAAATGGCCGTTCACTTAATGTTATCACCAGAAGCTATAATGGAAGCAAAACTTCTTATGTTAGCTCCAAATAACATAATATCTCCATCAAATGGAGAACCAATAGCTGTACCATCTCAGGATATGGTTATGGGATGTTTCTACATGACAAAAGATAGACCAGGAGCAAAAGGAGAAGGAAAATCTTTCTCTAATAAAGAGCAAGTTTTAACAGCTTATGATAGAGATATCCTAGATACTCATGCTATCGTAAATGTTAGAATAAATGGTGAAATGGTTAAAACTACAGCTGGTAGAATCATGTTTAATGAGATGTTACCAGAAGTAAATAAACAATATGATGTAACATTCGGAAAATCTCAATTAAAAAAACTTATTGGTAAATTATATGAGATGCACGGATTTACAAAAACTGCAGAGTTAATAAACGATATTAAAAACTTTGGATATCACTACGCAACATTTGCAGGAGTTTCAGTAGGTATTGAGGACTTAGAGATTCCAGAAACTAAAAAATCAATCTTAGAAGAAGCGGATCAAAAAGTTGCAGAAATTGAAGCAGATTATAAAGCTGGAAAAATCATAAACGAAGAGAGATATAGAAAAACTGTAGCTCTTTGGTCAGAAACAACAGCTAAAGTAACTGATGCAATGATGAGTGGACTAGATCAGTTTAACCCAGTTTATATGATGGCGAACTCTGGAGCCAGAGGATCGATTGCACAGATGAGACAGCTTGCGGCAATGAGAGGAAACATGGCCGATACACAAGGTAGAATCATCGAGGTTCCAATTAAAGCGAACTTTAGAGAAGGACTAACAGTATTAGAGTTTTTCATGTCATCACACGGAGCTAGAAAAGGTCTAGCTGATACGGCGTTAAGAACTGCCGATTCAGGATATTTAACAAGAAGATTAGTTGATATATCACACGAAGTTATTGTAAATTCAATTGATTGTGGAACTCACGAAGGAATTGAAGTAGCAGAACTAGTTTCAGATGGACAAGTAATTGAAAAATTATCTGAAAGATTAATAGGTAGAGTACCTGCTGAAGATGTAGTATATGAAGGAGAAGTAATTGCTAGAAGAAACGAGATGTTTACAAAAGAGCAAATCGCTAGAATTACAGAACTTGAAATCAAGAAAATAAAAATAAGATCTCCATTAACATGTGACCTTGAAAAAGGAGTTTGTCAAAAATGTTATGGAATGGATTTAGCTAACCATAAAGAGATATTACTAGGAGAAGCGGTTGGAGTTATAGCAGCTCAATCAATTGGAGAACCTGGTACACAGCTTACAATGAGAACATTCCATACTGGAGGAGTTGCGACAGCTACTGCTGCTGCAACAAGTATTAAAGCTGAAAATACTGGAAAGGTTGTATTCAAGGATATAAAACTTCTAGAAAATCAAGAGACTCAAGAGAAAATTGTAGTTTCTCAATCAGCTAAAATTTTAATAGGAAACTATGATTATGAGATTGCTTCAGGATCTATCTTAATAGTTGAAGAAGGTCAAGAAGTAAAACCAGGAGATGTTTTAGTAACATTTGATCCATACCATATCCCTATTATTGCAAACCAAGATGGAAGAATTGAATATAGAGAGTTATATGTAAAAGAAAACTTTGATGAAAAGTATAACGTTACAGAATATATGGCTATAAAGACTGTAGAATCTGGAGATTCAAACCCAAGAGTAGTTATATTCGATGAGGATGGAACTGCAAAAGAAAGTTACTCAATACCATTTGGAGCATACTTAATGGTTAGAGAGGGTGAGTCAGTAAGAACAGGACAAATTATAGCAAAAATTATAAAAGAGGGAGAAGGAACGAAGGACATCACTGGAGGTCTTCCAAGAATTCAAGAGCTATTTGAAGCTAGAAACCCTAAAGGAAAAGCTATTCTATCAGAAATAGATGGAAAAGTTGAAGTAACAGGAAGAAAGAAGAAAGGTATGAGAGTAATAATCATAAGATCTACTTCTGATACTGAAAACTTTAAAGAATACTTAGCACCAGTTGGAGAACATTTAGTTGTAACAGATGGAATGTTAATTAAAGCTGGAGATAAAATAACAGATGGAGCTATATCGCCATTTGACGTTCTTAACATTAAAGGGCTAGTTGCAGCAGAGCAGTTTATACTAGAATCTGTACAACAAGTATATAGAGACCAAGGAGTTACTGTAAACGATAAACATATAGAAATTATCGTTAAACAGATGTTTAAGAAAGTAAGAATAGTAGAATCTGGAGCTTCATTATTCTTAGAAGATGAAGTTGTAGAGAAGAGAGTTGTTGAATTAGAAAACAATAGATTAAGAGCTGAAGGAAAAGCAGAGATCAAATATGAACCTGTTATTCAAGGTATTACAAAAGCAGCTGTTAATACAGGAAGTTTCATATCAGCGGCATCATTCCAAGAAACTACAAAAGTACTTTCAAATGCAGCAATAGAAGGTAAAGAGGACTACTTAGAGGGACTTAAAGAGAATGTAATTATAGGTAAGAAAATTCCAGCAGGAACTGGATATAAAGCTTATAAAAACATAGTTCCAGTTGAGATAGAGGACTAA